The following are from one region of the Corylus avellana chromosome ca1, CavTom2PMs-1.0 genome:
- the LOC132167713 gene encoding E3 ubiquitin-protein ligase RZF1 has product MSFTGGRPRVTVNGVRRMRSFHYFWCQNCQRTVRIPSSISNQAFCPFCFHSLRVELDASRHRLVAELAGLQRSSAAELLDSLARLFDPLEWVSENGPGQQSWITLRLAGPPRPPTPISPPESVSDAVVDNMLNDFIEGMAPQNDRRIGPAPAPAPVIEALPRVKLTQMHLGNDPCCAVCKEEFEVGGEVREMPCMHFYHSDCIVPWLRIHNTCPVCRYELPANPSGDDLEDVMDGDFGVEDVINGLRWWCSQLLSLWPFRALSDWTHRRHDIGDTTHGGNI; this is encoded by the coding sequence ATGTCTTTCACCGGCGGCCGGCCTCGCGTCACGGTGAACGGAGTCCGACGAATGAGAAGCTTCCATTACTTCTGGTGTCAAAACTGCCAGCGCACTGTACGGATTCCCTCATCGATCTCGAATCAAGCCTTTTGCCCCTTTTGCTTCCACTCGCTACGCGTTGAGCTGGACGCATCGAGGCATAGGCTTGTCGCCGAGCTCGCCGGCCTGCAGCGCTCCTCAGCCGCCGAGCTGTTGGACTCCTTGGCTCGCCTGTTCGACCCACTTGAATGGGTATCTGAAAATGGGCCGGGTCAACAGTCCTGGATTACGCTCCGATTGGCCGGGCCGCCTCGTCCGCCAACACCCATTTCCCCGCCCGAGAGTGTAAGCGATGCCGTGGTTGATAACATGCTGAATGATTTCATAGAAGGGATGGCGCCGCAGAATGACCGCCGGATAGGGCCGGCGCCGGCGCCGGCTCCGGTCATTGAAGCGCTGCCGAGGGTGAAACTGACGCAAATGCATTTGGGTAACGACCCATGTTGCGCCGTGTGCAAGGAGGAGTTTGAGGTTGGCGGGGAAGTGAGAGAGATGCCGTGCATGCATTTCTATCATTCGGATTGCATTGTTCCTTGGCTGCGCATCCACAACACTTGTCCCGTTTGCCGCTACGAGCTCCCGGCGAACCCTTCCGGCGACGATCTTGAAGACGTGATGGATGGAGATTTCGGCGTTGAAGACGTCATAAACGGACTGCGGTGGTGGTGCAGTCAGCTGTTGTCTCTGTGGCCTTTCCGTGCACTCTCAGATTGGACACACCGCCGCCATGATATCGGAGACACTACTCACGGGGGTAACATTTGA
- the LOC132191908 gene encoding RHOMBOID-like protein 10, chloroplastic isoform X2: MASTYLACFSFFNGGGTRKNFGNDGAPRSKITRRNSFNGRRWTNVLLAVNVLVFIAQTATQGKLLFWGAKINSFIDKGQLWRLATSSFLHANIGHLMVNCYSLNSIGPSAENISGPRRFLAVYFASAIASSATSYWFCKQPAVGASGAIFGLCGV; the protein is encoded by the exons ATGGCATCCACATATTTAGcttgtttctctttctttaatggGGGAGGAACTAGAAAGAACTTCGGAAATGATGGGGCGCCTCGCTCGAAGATAACCCGCAGGAATTCATTCAATGGAAGAAGATGGACCAATGTTCTGCTTGCTGTTAATGTCTT AGTTTTTATTGCACAAACTGCAACACAGGGAAAACTGCTATTTTGGGGAGCTAAG ATAAATAGTTTCATTGACAAAGGACAATTGTGGAGGCTGGCAACGTCTTCCTTTTTGCATGCAAACATTGGGCACCTAATG GTTAACTGTTATTCTTTGAATTCAATTGGTCCTAGTGCAGAGAACATCAGTGGCCCAAGGAGATTTCTTGCAGTTTACTTTGCCTCTGCAATTGCAA GTTCTGCAACAAGTTATTGGTTCTGCAAACAGCCTGCAGTTGGTGCTTCAGGAGCAATCTTCGGATTA TGTGGTGTATGA
- the LOC132191908 gene encoding RHOMBOID-like protein 10, chloroplastic isoform X1, which translates to METLGSALPQPKWLNVSQVGLSPSPLNLVATAASLHLGHRVSHHLRLELLLHCCYKKLSRLGHVPRLKDVWCEKALQFKGFNFLQFPKDTMASTYLACFSFFNGGGTRKNFGNDGAPRSKITRRNSFNGRRWTNVLLAVNVLVFIAQTATQGKLLFWGAKINSFIDKGQLWRLATSSFLHANIGHLMVNCYSLNSIGPSAENISGPRRFLAVYFASAIASSATSYWFCKQPAVGASGAIFGLCGV; encoded by the exons atggaAACGTTGGGTTCAGCTTTGCCGCAACCGAAGTGGTTGAACGTGTCGCAGGTAGGCCTCTCACCCTCACCCCTTAATCTCGTCGCCACCGCGGCTTCTCTCCACCTCGGCCACCGTGTCAGCCACCACCTTCGCCTAGAGTTGCTGCTTCATTGCTGCTACAAG AAACTCTCTCGTTTGGGTCACGTGCCTAGATTGAAGGATGTGTGGTGCGAAAAAGCCCTTCAATTCAAGGGGTTTAATTTTCTTCAGTTTCCAAAAGATACTATGGCATCCACATATTTAGcttgtttctctttctttaatggGGGAGGAACTAGAAAGAACTTCGGAAATGATGGGGCGCCTCGCTCGAAGATAACCCGCAGGAATTCATTCAATGGAAGAAGATGGACCAATGTTCTGCTTGCTGTTAATGTCTT AGTTTTTATTGCACAAACTGCAACACAGGGAAAACTGCTATTTTGGGGAGCTAAG ATAAATAGTTTCATTGACAAAGGACAATTGTGGAGGCTGGCAACGTCTTCCTTTTTGCATGCAAACATTGGGCACCTAATG GTTAACTGTTATTCTTTGAATTCAATTGGTCCTAGTGCAGAGAACATCAGTGGCCCAAGGAGATTTCTTGCAGTTTACTTTGCCTCTGCAATTGCAA GTTCTGCAACAAGTTATTGGTTCTGCAAACAGCCTGCAGTTGGTGCTTCAGGAGCAATCTTCGGATTA TGTGGTGTATGA